The following DNA comes from Buteo buteo chromosome 7, bButBut1.hap1.1, whole genome shotgun sequence.
CTCGCCATTCTGCTCATCTCTCAGGCTCTGCTGACTGAGGTCTGTTACTAAGCGAACTGCttgcttcttcccttcttcGTCTCCCGACTCCTCCGATTCAATCCGCTTATCAACTGCATAAGATACATAATAGCAGAATTAGGCTATTTTCAGCTGTGGGGCAAGGGGGAAGAAGTAACAAGCAGATATAATAACCAGGATTCACATATACCACTATGCAGTTAGTAGAAATCCTAAGTTAACTAAATGAAAGGTTTAGTCTTAAATAAAAGGCCTCTTACCCCTTGTTTCTACTTTGATTTTGGATGCACTTTTTCCTCCCATCACATCTTCCTAAAACCAACAATCTGGGAAGAAgactggaggaaaaaggaaatttcttaGATCAATGAAGTGCAATTCCAAAGATTACGGAGATGGAATTAGAactatcacatttttaaaacttttaggaaaaaatcagTATCGTGTACAATAGTACCAATGACACGAAGAAGTGAAGGCAtcaaaaaatgataaaaaaaaaaatccctgcacGTAAAAGCAACCGTCTCCCCAGCATAGCCTGCGAGATCCCTTCACCGCTTACCCAGCCACAACTCTGCTGGCCACCTTGGCCCCAGGGACCTGAAGCTGCTCGCTCCCCCCTCAGTATTTACTCTCGTTTCACGGGACGACTAAGGAAAACCAACGTCATGCCAGGGGATTTCTTTCctattatctttattttttacgTCACGCTCATCTCCACAAACCCACTTTTCCACCTCTCGCGCCGGGagcccccggggagggggaaggcgtCGCGCCATGCCCCAGGTAATACACACACCGTTCCCCCTGGCTCGGGCGGCCCGCCCCGGCTCGGCGACCAGCCAGGGCCCCGTTCCCGCCCCCCCGGGCAGCCGCTCTCGGGGTGGACACCGTCGGGGTGGACACCCGCGGGCTGCCCGGCCGCAGAGGGACCACAAGCCCCACCGCGCGCAGCTGGCAGCTGCCCCGCCGAGCGGCAGTGCCCGAGCGGCGAGCCGTCCCGACCCCTCAGCGGCCGCGGCCGGCTCTCACCCTCCATCATCTCCTGCGGTCCCTCTCCGCTCTCCGCCGCCATATTGCTTCTCCTCCCACCGCCCCCTTCCGGAAACCGCCTCAACCGTCGCCGCAGCCAATCAGAGCCCAGCGCTGGCGACGTGCCGCAGCCAATCACACCTGCAGGTGGTGCCCTAGGGGGCGGGGCAGCGCCCCGGCCACCCGCGCGCAtgcgccccggccccgcttccTTCTGGGGGTTGTAGTTCTCGGCCGGCAGGGCGGGAAGCGGTCGTAGCGCCAGgcgctgctgcagcagctggggaccTGCTCCCTCCCTATCAGCGCCTCGGGCCTGAGGCGTTACGAGCTGCTTTCGGCCTCGTCGTTGCGCCTACGCATTCTTCGGAGGATGGCTGTCATCCTGCGGAGGGGCCTTCCACTTGCAGCCTTCCACCCCCGGAGAGGGGACCCCGGGGCAGGTCGGCCGGGGCTGCCTGGAGTAGGCGGCTCGAAGCAGGACATCGCGTGTGGCGGCGGGGTtgtgggggggaagagaggcCGGAGGGAGCCGCAGATTCCTCGACTCCGGATCAGTTTTGCCTCCTCCCGCGCCGGCGCCCCATTGGCTCTCCTCCGTGCCGCTCTCCCACTGCCTTCGCTTATTGGGCGATGCGGCTGCCTAGTCCCGCCCCCTACTTCCTCGCGCCCGCTGGCTGTGTGGTGACCGGCCTGAGGAGTGGTGGCCGTGGCGGTGGCGGTGGCTGTCCTGGTGGGGCTGGGGTTGGGACCTGGACCGGagccgggaccgggaccgggccTTCACTGCCGGTGAGCTAGGGCTACAGCCCCGGGAGGGTGGACGGTGCGGGCGGCACcctgggtgggagaggaggaggctgtgCTACACTTGCTGACTCAAAACTGGGAATTACTTCCCAAATTACCaaaacttttgcttttaaaacgAGCAGGAATGGGGAGAGGGTGCACGCTGGGTGCTTGGTAGCTCTTACAGAAATATGGTGGACATGTCCTGTTGATCACAGGTATTCTATACCACCAGGGCAGGATAATAGTCAATACAGTCACCTTTGCACTAGCAACACAGACCAAAAGTTAATCGAACATGCAAGAACGAGCGGCGGTCTTGCTGTAACTTAACAGGGCTGTGCTTTGGGTTAGAAGGCATCGTTACCTGCCAGTGTCCCAAGCTGGGACTCAGTACCTGACTGTAAGGCTGACTGAATTTCTTATGTTTCTGTTACAGATCGTGGCTCCCTAGGTGTGGTGTGGCAACCAGAGCGTGACCATGGCAGCCGAGGCTTATAGCTCCTCTGAAGGGGGCCTTCGGCCTTCACCAATAGGCTTAGCCCTTGCTCTCTTGAATGACTCTGATAAGCTAAGTAGATCATACCCCTGggacagaaaaagcaggaaaagtcAGCTCTCTGAACTCTGCCGTCTTAGAGCATCTCTTTCTGGTGAGCACAGTATTTTGAGATTGAGTGTCAGCAGTGAAGGTGATGTGTTTCAGACAGTTTCAgatctttctcctcccctccctcaaaccTAGAGAGAATAGCAATAAGTAGCTGCCAGAAAGCACTTGTTCAATAAGCATCTAAGACAGAAATTACTGCAGGCTGGGAGAATTTACAGGGGATGCATTGCTGGATTGGTGCTCTGCACTTGCACTTGTTCCTGGGCAACTTTTATTGGCTGCCATTGGACCATCCTGCCATCTTGTATTAGTATCTAAAACACGAAAAATTTCCCAATGAGGAGAAAGATGTTGTTATGCTGGATTCTGTTAGGAGGGGAAGAACTTTGCAGTTTACAATGCGTCTAGATCCaggccttcctttttttttaacatggtgAGCCTATTCATACTGTATGCGGTGCATAAATGCAGAGATGTCCTTGTGATGAGTTGTTCATAATGCTTCTTCCAGTACTCCTAAAGCTTCAAAGGTGCTTACTGTTTTGGGAGTAGAGTGATGGCTTTTTTCTGCTATTGCCATTTCCCAGGGAAATGTTTTTTACAGGCAGAACCTTTGAAAATTTTAGTACAATCACTTGGCATTGTGTAACATAAAACATTGGTGTGGGCACAGATATTTCAGTGTCACGTCTTGTGAAGAGTTAATTAACTGGTTTCTGACTAATGCAGTATTTAATAAGGGCTTGAACACTTACtgtaattatatttaataacAGTTTAAATTTTAACTTGAGGGatttcaaaaccttttaaacTCATgttaagtgaaaaataaaagttaactAGTCTGGTTGAATCTTATGGATGTTGGCAATTTTTTTCTAGCCTACGGACTGAGTTTAATTGTTCCAGTGGCTGTGATTCAAAAAGATATGTTTGTTagaattgtttctgttttctttagtttcattgattttattttattgtaatttctttaaaaatctagaAGCATATATTTTGGGATTATTTGACAGTTGCTTCAGCtgacaactattttttttattcattcttcTAATACTCCTGTAGTAGACTGTTATAGCTAAGTAGCTGATCTTTATCTTCTCACAGGGGAGAAATGGAGCTCTTACTGTTTGTCTTCACTGGCAGCTCGTAACATTTGTACTAGCAAAACTGGTAACTCATGGGCTCAATGGGCTTCTGCCTCTCTCTCCACTTCCATTGGAAGTTCTGCTTCTTGCTCCTTCTTGCATACCCTCGCCGTGGAGGAATCCAGCCAGCACCTCCCAACTGCTGCACGCAATCCAAACAAAGCCATCTTCACCGTGGATGTCAACACAACAGAGGTATTTGCAGTAGTAACTGCAAAACTAAGCAGGCTGTAACTGGTAGAGGTTGTATGACATCAGACAGGCTAAAATGCCTGTTGTTGTTACGTGTATCTGCAAGCAATCAGAGAGTCATGAAGGCATTTTATAGTCTATTCAAGCTCAGTAATCTTCTAAAGACTGACaatgcatttatttccattGCAGGTTGTAGTTAGCAAAATATGCAAGACCATATCAGAAGCACGCATGTCTTGAGtcttttttcagctgtgaagtGGCAcgagggaagaaaggaaagcagaatgttCTTCAAGCCTTATGTCTGTTAAGTGCCAACCCTGGGATGGGTTTGTGGTAGCACAAGGCCTCTTTATCTGCCCCAGTAAATATGCCTTTTGCATTGGGAGGAAGagaatttctctgtttctgtcctGAGAGTAAACATTAATATAAAATTGAGTACTGAAAACTTTAAAGAGCTGTGCCATTTTTAGCTTGACCTGACAGTTTGAGCTTACCCATCTTAAAGGCATTTAATCCTGACTTGGTCACAGGCTTAAGTATGTCAATGACTGGTGTGATTACCTCATGCCTTCAGGTGTGGATAAAATTTTGTGGTCTGCCTAGGCTCTGCTTGCAAATACAACTTTGCAGTTTTGCCTCCATGGatgtaattatttaaatgacACAAGAAGCTGGAGCTGGTAGGCAgttaaaagaaagcaggaaaccTAAAAGAAAGCAATATCTCAAACCTCCTTAACCAAGAAAATGTGTGGGCAAGGGATGTCCTAGAATAAGAAGCTTTAGTGAACTGTTTTTGaagaattcagatttttaaagaacCCCTCCATTTCCACCAAGAAGAAGGGATATTATAAGACACTAAAGCAACAACATGAGGAGATGATTATCTATTAACAAAACttactgcttttattctttgttctgttttggtggttttttctgcttttctagatCCTAGTGGCTAATGACAAAGCCTGCAAGCTGCTTGGGTGCAGTAGTCAGGAAGTCATTGGTCAAAAGCTGTCCTGCTTGATATCCAAATCCAGTCAAGAAGTATGGGAAGCTGTGGGTGAGGAGTACATAGAAACTGATGAATGTTCATCGGTGGTTTCAGGAACTGTGGTACGTGACATGTTCAAGGAAATATTCCTAACCATATACAGTGGTTTTGTAGGCTTtcgtttggggttttgggggtgtttttgACATTTGCAATATAATTTCCTGATATATTTAACTTTGTGGGCATTTGGCAATTATGTCATATGTAGGACCATTCGGTTTAAAAGTTTGCAGATGTGGGAATTCAAAGGCCAAAAGATGTTTTGGGAGGCACCTGTGAGAGCCTTGCAGCTGCTAATGTGTATAGTCATGATGACTTGACCAAATCAAAACTTAAAGGacattagatttaaaaaaaataaaataaaatcaatatagTTGCTTAACATGGAAAAACCTGTTATGGAAAAGTTCCAGATTGTctggtcttttaaaatattttaaaaattatcttaaattgCATTGTGCATATTATAAAGTTGCAGGTCGGTCAAATACCGTGAAATGTCTGTGCCAAAACACCTAGTTGGTGCAAAAGAATGGAATTGATATTTTGCCTATAGTGGGGTTGTTTATTAAAGAACTGCATGAGAAAtgtctcaaaattattttcttttgctgcttttgtgagCTGTCACTTGGAAAATGACCTCATATTCTTCCTGGTGTGttatttttgtactgaaattGTCAGCATCTCGGAGCTTGATCTTCCTCAATTGGatatgggggggtggggaaataTCTAAGTGTGATTCAGTGAAATCCAGGATTAAAATGAATTGTCTAATAAAGGCACTAATTCTAAGCCATAGCCATTCCAAGTACTTTATAGGAGTCACTGTGTAATTCATAAACCCATTCTGTCAGGATCacataaaaatgataaaaggCTTGATATGAACACTGCAGGTTATGAGATAAgtaaacattttctgatttgAGGAGAATCTTCTCCTGTAAGCAATTAAACTGCTATTTTTGCAGCTGACAGTAAGAACTGTGTTACTAATGTGGAGTATTCATTAACGCCATGGGACATCCCTTAAATAAGGCACCTCTGAAAGGCACTTCTCACTGAATGCAAGGTATTAGATTGGCACATTTATTATGCTGAAGGAAATGCCTTTAGTCTTCctgaggcagggagagaagaTACAAAAGCAACAATGAAATTTTGTGTATGATCAGTGAATTATTTGCAAACCTTTTCATCTCTATATAAAAACTGTGTTTCTTCCAGTAAAAAACTAGTAAGTAGtcaagaaataatgtttttctacCAATGATGGGGAGATATCCTGGCTCAATATCTTATTCTTGTTTGAAATTCTTGCTAAGTAACCACAGTCTTAGTAAATTCTGACTACATCTCTGAATCCTATGGAAAGGTGGATATTATAGGCCGTCTCAAAGAGAAGATCCCTGTCTCGGTCTGGCTGAGGCGAATAAGAAGCAAGGACAGCCAGTGTTGTGTGGTTGTGCTGGAACCAGTGGAAAGactttcagcttctgtttccttcaggGTTGACGTGAGTGTTTTCCTAATGATCAAATCAGATGGCGGTTTGTGAGAGTTAATTTGTGAATGAAACATGTCTAAAAGCTAGCAGGCACATTACTGTTTGTGAACACGAAGTGTGTGCATAGCACTGCCTGAAACCGGTATTGCATGTGCAGGACCTGTGCATATTTCTCCCATGCATCTCGTCTTGACGTATTCAACAAGTCACATTAAAATTCACTGTCTGTTGCCCATGGACATCTTAGACTTGAACAGTGACAGTTCGGCAGGGGGTTGCTTATTCATGGCAGGGGTGCCCTTGTGAAGGGATCAGCTTGCTCAGGAAAAGTTCTTTGAGGAGCATTGGACTCCCCTGCTTCTCCCCTGCAGCAAAGGGCAGGGTCTCTGCACGATAATGTCGGAGAAGTGTTGCATTATGCTATGTCTGCTTTTACTGAGGTAGCTGTATCCATGAGGAGACTGCAGAATGAAACTTCCTGCCGTTTGCTTAGATATTTGCAGAAACTGTTGTTAAAGGATTGAGTGGACTGTGGCTAAAatgctaaaattaaaatagtcccgtaaattttcttcctaaggGAGAGATTACATCATGTGACCTCCTTTTTGCCCATCTCCATGGCTACCCAACATTGGAAGAAGTAGTTGGGCTCCACATAAAGGACCTGATTCCTTCTGTGCAGATCCCTCCTCtagacaaaaaaatcccaaaggtATAGTATCAGCACCAACCATGTTCTTCCATACCCTTCCCATCTGGAACATAGGGGCACACTCTTTTCCCTCCTTATGTAACAGAAGAAAGCCTTTTCAGAGAGAAGCGTAAGTCCCCTGAAAAAGGGTATGCTGTTTATTCATGGAGCTGCTGTCTGAATATTTCCTAACTAGGAATGAGACCAAGCCCTGACCTGTCACTGTGGAATCTGTCCTGGTGAAAGACACTTTTCTCCAATCCTGGTTTTATAAGAAACCATGCTCTCTCTCTCAGCTCCCTAAAATTCCTTTGAATTCTTTAGCCCGTTTCAGTCACGTCTTTCTGAGGAGTGAAAGTCTAAAGAATACCCAGATCTTGCAAATGCCAATATAGTTGGCATTTGCATGGCATTCAACTATCTAGGCAGCTAGATAGTCGAAAGAGGCCTTATTAATGCCTCATTTGCTGAAAAGCTGCAGCATGGACTTTCCTGGTCTTAATCATCAGGATATTCACACAGGAGTTCAACACTGGATTCTAAATACTTAGAAAACCAGACTTGGTTTTTTGATATTCACAGGATtggttcatttttcttttcctgctcctttttcCTGAGAATGTTGCTGTGTAATTTTATATCAGTactgaataaaaccaaaacatttggTTAGTTagagattttctgtttgtttggggtttgggttttttttgctttaatttagaACCTCAGGATCCAGCGAGCTGTAGGCCGATCCAGAGAGGGTAATGCATTTCCTCTCAGTTTAAAGCTGCAAGTAAGCCTTCTGGAGGAGGACCAAGCAGCAGTGCAGAAAGATGGTGTCCcgcagacagaaaaagaaggctCTTTCACAGGCTATCATTACTCTGCTGCAGTCGTGGTTTTCTCCACCATCAGTGGTCTTGTTACTGTCGAGTCAGATGGAACCATCTGTGGCATCAAGGATAGTTTTGCTTTAATGCTCTTCGGCTATGAGAAGAAAGAACTGTTGGGAAAGGTAAGGTAGGAGTTTTAATCCCTCCCAAAAGACTGCTACGTATGGCAGCATATCCATTGGAATTGTAAAGTTGTCTTTTACACTTGTTTCTGTCTGTCACAAAACCTCTGTGTTTCATGTGTCGGCGAGTGAGTTGTCGGATGATATGCAAATTCCCTTGCTGTAACTGCTAAGTCTTGCAGTGCTGAGGAGCTAGTATGGATTTCAAGTACATGTCCTCCATCAGTCAGGTGGATCACTTTTGCCTGGCTATTCATCAGAATCAGGTCCACAAACATGGATTGTTAGCATTTGCCCCCAACCTGTGAGAGTCAGCTTAGCTTTGTAATGTTTCATTCCGTGTTTTAGAACATTACATTCCTGATCCCTGGTTTCTATAACAACATGGAGAGAAGCAGTGACTATTCTTTGCCATTACCTCCTCTTGACGACTCCATGGGGACAGAGGGTGAGTGCATCTTTGAAGATGTTACTGCCTGCCATACAACTGGCTCTGGCTGCTGGAACAAAGGTAAAATGAATAGAGACGAGAGATTTGCCTATGAACATGGGAACATGATTTGTAAAAGCAGCGTACCTCCGTGCAGTTTTTAAATTGGATTTCCACTGTAACCTAAGGCAAACAGAATTGTTCACCTAAGGTTGTGCTTCTCTCTTTGTTGCTAAGAAGATGAAACTGAATATCCAAGTTGGAAATTACACTGTTAATAGAGAATGCTTTGTATTTAACGAGcacttccctttctctccctcccctgttAGGCTATCTCTGAGTATTTTAAGACGTGTAAAATATAGCTTTTGTGACAGTACTGCAGCGGAACTGTAGATACTTAGGACTaatattttaaggaagaatTCTAATATTCTTCTGAATTGGTTCATGTTGGTGGCTAATATTCAATGTTACGTTGCTGTGGTGTTTCTGTTAGGAGTCATCGCATATTCCTCTGATGCACTTCGCTGCATTTACAAAGAATTTGtcaaaattgtatttctctGAACACAACAGGAATAAACAGAAGCAAGGAAGCCTCATGTCTCCAAATCTGTCTTTCCAGCTAACTCTGCCCAAAACAGAGAACACAAGGAAGTGCATACTTTCATCTGTATTGCAAAAGATCTTTCATGCTGGTTTTgcctctttcatttcttttttcccctgttttctttttctcttttctttgcttaGAAATGCAAATCTGCATTGAAACCAATGCACACTACTGGAACAAAGAAGAGTTAGTAGACAGTATGCAATTTCTTAGGTAATTCTTTGATGAAGTGATGCCTCTAATCTAGGAGTAATTCAGTTCTTCAGTGAGGAAGCATTGTTGGCATTCAGCCTTTACTAAATGGAAGGATGTTTCTAGATTCAAGTCTAGATTTGTTCACTCATTAACAATACTTAGTTTGCTTCATCTTACAGActtatgtttttctcttttgatctGTTGTcactggggaaggaaggaagttcTTGTCTTAGTCTTTCTCTTAAACATATTTAGACTGTATGCTTTTTGTCTTGCAATTTCAGTGAGTTATATAAATGCAGTCtaaaccttttcattttaagtgtttGGAATGGAGAGTGTATGTGTGTTTTcattggtttgggggttttttgctgctgctatttgTATGAtcattttatttccagattttGTATGGTCATTGGCCTTTTTTTAGGTCTCTGAACTTCAATCCAAGTAGCTAACCCAGAAGGCTAATACTTGTCCAAGAGCTTTGATAGGAAGGCAAATTTTAGCAGCCCTGAAACATTTAGATTCCTGCATGTGATGACTTCTCAGGCCGAAGTAGAGTGGAGTGCTCACATTTGCACCACTTTGCCTTAATCAAGTCTTTTATACTCAATTCCTTCGGGACGAGACAGACCAAGGCAGTTCCAAGATTGTTTTTAATCGCTGTAGTCTCTGAAGCCTAAACAAAAAAGGCTAAGTTGgtatggttttgtttcttgtttggtACAGACAGCAGCTTCTTGGCTGCATCTTTAGCAAGCCTTCTGTCAAGAGATGAAGAGCAGGAATTGCAACAAAGACACGAAGACGATAAATTAATACATGATGAAACTAAACAAAAGAATGGGACTGGTTTATTTTCTACTCTCTCACCTCCTGCAGTGGCATCCACACCCTCTAATAGGTAGGCATTTCATGGACTGcatattcactttaaaaaattaagagccATGGTGGCAATCATCAgcaaaaactgttttttcaCCTCTATGTTGTCTGTGGGAAGGTGTAATAAGACCCTTCCACACTTTGCTCTCTTTAGAATCTGAGCACTATTTGCAAGACAGGTTGAGTTTTGCCTACCTTAGATTTTTGTTTAGATCTGTACAATCTACAGTTGTAAAGTTATAGGAGTTTCATCTCTAACGGCTACCAAATGCTTCACCCAAGCTAGGGAAGGTAATTAGGTTCTATCTTTGCTAGATCAGAAGCAGTGGATGTTTATCTCCTTCCATGGTATCCACCACCAGCTGGTGTTGCACTGAAGCCAGCTTACCTGGAATGAATTCTAAATGTTATTCCTTCCAGCACTCAGTGTAACTGTCAGGTCATCCATTAAAACAGGGTACTGTGTTACTTAAGTCCAGCCATTTTTATTGTaccttttcaggtttttttcctgttaggaGGTTAGAAGTTCTGCACAAGTACCTATATGATGCACATGGTTTATCTTAAGTTAAATATTAGGCCTTCCACATTAACAGTTCTAACcctcaaaaaatatttactgccCTTTTTAATATATAGACTATTACAGCAcagttcttgctgctttttaaagacaCTGACAGTCTCATTGTTTCCTTGTGCTCTCTTGGGTTTATGCCTCTCATGTCATAATTGGATTGTAAGTGCTCTGCTGCATGGATTGTTTTGCTACTCTGCATTTTTAGTAATAGAAatgtttgtaaaatactttGTGCTATGGGTTTCAGTGAACCATGGTTAAATTGATGGATGGGGACATCCATCTTCTGTTGGACAGACAAGGGATCTTCTGTTCTCAAGACTAGAAGTATCCTGCCACGTGTACTGGCTTTTTGTTGTGGTGAAGGATCTTTGatatatatttagaaattaaGCTAGAGAAGGACATAATCCGTAGGGAAAGAGTGCCATTCGAGTGTACCTGCTCTTCTTTGGCCAAGATGGAATTTGTTAGGATTTTGGATGCCTGTGCCAAtagctttctgcctttttcttttaaacttaaaaCAATTGGTGCAGGTTTTAAACAGTGACCATGGTAATGGAAGAGTGGATTGTATACAGTATGAcagttttctcattcttttgtCATCATGATATCACTAATAACTTTGAATCCTTGCAGCAAAGACAGCATTGCTACCAATGACCTGTCAGCCCACCATAGAGAGCCTTACCCTGAAACCTGGCTTGACAGAATCAGAGCAGTGGAACAGTGTAGAACAGTGGAAATGGCAGGatcaaataattctgaaaagatGCTCTCTGCAAGGCTCTCTCCCATGTCATCTGATTCAGAACAGTTGGATTTAGGTCAGAACATGAAGATTACAGTAAGAAGCAGTGACAGTGCAGTATCTGGTGCATCTGAGACTCAAAATGCCAGTGAGACTAGTATCTTGCCTAACCAACTACAAGTTTGTCATCAAGACCTCAAGGAAGTAAATTGTCAGCAGGTCTATAGATTACCGTATGAAATGCTGAAGCATCAGCATTCCACTGATGCCTGGGAACAGGCTTCTTCAGCAAATGTTGCCTGGTCGCCTGTTTGTTCTAGACTAGAAGGCAATCTAGATACTGCATCCTATGGCCCAATTAAGCTGTCTTCTGATGTTACTTGTAACTCACCTGGAACACCAACAATAGATGAACCATTGTCTGGGGCAACACTGGACTACCAACAAGGCTTTCAAAGCCACATGGTTACAGAGCAGCTGTCAAAAACAAACTTGATGTGTGATGCAAAACATTCCAGCCTTGAGCATGTTGTTGTTGAAAACTGCCTGCTAAATGATGCTTCATCCTTCTttgcaaatggaagaaatattATCCATGATGTTTGCTCGGGAAATAAAATGGGTTGCAGTGCTTCTGCACCAGGAGTTGCCACATCCTCTGAAGATGTTAAAGAATCAGACACTGAGCTGAACTGTGTTTGCTCTGGTCTTGAGGTACTGGGTCTGAATATTGATGTCAAGGAGAACTCAGACAATTGTTTAGGTATTACTGCAGCTCTTGCAGGAGCATCCTCCACTAATGCAGCAGACTTGGCTGTAGGCAATATGCTAACTCAGAAAAACAGTGCCTTTTCAACTGGGCAAGAAAGGCAGCTGTTGAATGGTGTTGCCATAGAAGATGGTTCTGGGTGGCTGGCCTCCCGAAGGCATGTAGAAGACTCTGAGGAATCCTCCAAAGCACTTCTTGAGAAGCCTGAAACTCTTGCAGAGACTGGGGGGGACAACTTCAACAGAAAcccactgaaaagcaaaggtaGTCCTGAAGAAGACTGCCAGTTGCATGGGCAGCAAAATATGGAGATAAAAGTAACATCGACCCCAGTGAAACAAGAAGGAAGGCTGAATCCAGCAGCTCCTTTGACCTTGGAGATTCTAGAAGGCAGCTACACTGGGAATTGCTGCCACAGAGATGGTTCACAATTAAGTAAGTTAAACCTatttctccccttcccacaACTTTTATTGGGGTGCTCTTTTTCACCCACATTTTTGCAGAAGGCAGACAGTTCTGTTTAGAAGCTCACagtggagaggaaggaagaagctgtagcatccaggaagaaaaaatggtatttaagtCTACTCGGAGGGTATTGGAAAAGCAGGTCGTATAAAATACAAAGCTACTAAGAAATTAATCCAGACTGAATGGtcagaaatattcttaaaacacaattaaaagaTTTGAACCTGATAACTTCttctgaacagaaaatacaaagtccATTGTAAAACTTGTATTTAAATTGTATAATGGAATGTTTCCTTTACTCCTTCAGCTGGATTCTGTGGCTTGTTGTATAAAATCctcatttttatgtaatttagACTAACGATGTGAAATTAATAATCACAATCAGACACTGACAAAAGTTTCTGCTGGGGGGTGGGAACTATGGAGATAGCCGCCAAGTATCTCTAGAATAGCTGTGCTTTTGTCGGCCCCTCTGATGATTCCTTACTGAGTAGGTGTTCCTCAAATGAAT
Coding sequences within:
- the PASK gene encoding PAS domain-containing serine/threonine-protein kinase isoform X2; amino-acid sequence: MAAEAYSSSEGGLRPSPIGLALALLNDSDKLSRSYPWDRKSRKSQLSELCRLRASLSGEKWSSYCLSSLAARNICTSKTGNSWAQWASASLSTSIGSSASCSFLHTLAVEESSQHLPTAARNPNKAIFTVDVNTTEILVANDKACKLLGCSSQEVIGQKLSCLISKSSQEVWEAVGEEYIETDECSSVVSGTVVDIIGRLKEKIPVSVWLRRIRSKDSQCCVVVLEPVERLSASVSFRVDGEITSCDLLFAHLHGYPTLEEVVGLHIKDLIPSVQIPPLDKKIPKNLRIQRAVGRSREGNAFPLSLKLQVSLLEEDQAAVQKDGVPQTEKEGSFTGYHYSAAVVVFSTISGLVTVESDGTICGIKDSFALMLFGYEKKELLGKNITFLIPGFYNNMERSSDYSLPLPPLDDSMGTEGECIFEDVTACHTTGSGCWNKDSSFLAASLASLLSRDEEQELQQRHEDDKLIHDETKQKNGTGLFSTLSPPAVASTPSNSKDSIATNDLSAHHREPYPETWLDRIRAVEQCRTVEMAGSNNSEKMLSARLSPMSSDSEQLDLGQNMKITVRSSDSAVSGASETQNASETSILPNQLQVCHQDLKEVNCQQVYRLPYEMLKHQHSTDAWEQASSANVAWSPVCSRLEGNLDTASYGPIKLSSDVTCNSPGTPTIDEPLSGATLDYQQGFQSHMVTEQLSKTNLMCDAKHSSLEHVVVENCLLNDASSFFANGRNIIHDVCSGNKMGCSASAPGVATSSEDVKESDTELNCVCSGLEVLGLNIDVKENSDNCLGITAALAGASSTNAADLAVGNMLTQKNSAFSTGQERQLLNGVAIEDGSGWLASRRHVEDSEESSKALLEKPETLAETGGDNFNRNPLKSKGSPEEDCQLHGQQNMEIKVTSTPVKQEGRLNPAAPLTLEILEGSYTGNCCHRDGSQLSILFEVKRVELQGCAILFCVWVVKDLLQSQKEAVAKRQLLLSSLASSAQSIADLSTNNLGESIRSTSLFENSRRAEELEGLRACEGEYAKNYNTLHLIGKGSFGFVWTARGKKDHQEVVVKFIWKERVLEDCWVDDPDLGRVTQEIAILLKLQHPSIIKLVSAVGYLHCRNILHRDIKDENIVIAEDFTIKLVDFGSAAYLEPGKLFYTFCGTIEYCSPEVLSGKPYYGPELEMWSLGVTLYTLVLGENPFCELEEAMAAVLNPPRPVSKGLMDLITGLLHPIPEQRTTLAMLAEDCWLKQPVNLGAYSWEEVYISAETESSRFRNSSSEHAHRDRLPAPRMESEPCLNGPSCERADPCWEEAAAAVECQGSALGHCGHPSPLRPMEQ